A portion of the Syntrophaceae bacterium genome contains these proteins:
- the mutM gene encoding bifunctional DNA-formamidopyrimidine glycosylase/DNA-(apurinic or apyrimidinic site) lyase, giving the protein MPELPEVETLCRQLRPVIVGRAILGLRVLDARLGNLPPLEGRSVRSIERHGKRMAWLLSDGQYLVFQLRMTGRLFWLEGDDTPPHARLVLSFSAGRVVLSDPRRFATVELCRFAPCSPAADGLGALDPKRLADAARRRRLPVKSFLMDQKAVAGIGNIYASEILHRAGIDPLRPACDLFPAEWKKIASASARILKKAVESRGTSISDWRDLHAGPGDYQRHLRVYGRRGEPCRTCGGEIRRVLIAGRSTFYCPRCQS; this is encoded by the coding sequence ATGCCTGAACTCCCCGAAGTCGAGACCCTCTGCCGTCAGCTCAGGCCGGTGATCGTGGGCCGGGCAATCCTGGGGCTTCGTGTTCTCGACGCGAGGCTGGGGAACCTGCCGCCGCTCGAGGGCCGGTCGGTCCGGTCGATCGAGCGGCACGGCAAGCGGATGGCCTGGCTGCTTTCGGACGGGCAATACCTGGTCTTCCAGCTCCGCATGACGGGCCGCCTGTTCTGGCTCGAGGGGGACGACACCCCGCCTCATGCGCGCTTGGTCCTCTCCTTTTCCGCGGGCCGGGTCGTCCTCTCCGACCCGAGGCGCTTTGCCACCGTGGAGCTCTGCCGTTTTGCGCCGTGCAGCCCGGCGGCGGACGGGCTCGGGGCGCTCGACCCGAAGCGCCTTGCCGATGCAGCCCGCAGGCGCCGCCTCCCGGTCAAGTCCTTCCTCATGGACCAGAAGGCCGTTGCCGGCATCGGCAACATCTACGCAAGCGAGATCCTGCACCGGGCGGGGATCGACCCGTTGCGCCCGGCCTGCGACCTTTTTCCCGCCGAGTGGAAAAAGATCGCGTCGGCCTCGGCGCGCATCCTGAAGAAGGCCGTCGAATCGCGCGGGACATCGATCTCAGACTGGCGTGACCTCCACGCGGGGCCCGGGGACTACCAGCGTCACCTCCGCGTCTACGGCAGGCGGGGCGAGCCGTGCAGGACCTGCGGCGGCGAGATCCGCAGAGTGCTCATCGCGGGCCGGAGCACGTTCTATTGCCCGCGCTGCCAGAGCTGA
- a CDS encoding aminoglycoside phosphotransferase family protein, which produces MTIPHFSDILRHWDIEFKAERPELTPAGSPERSLFRTVVEDAGGRRFVLEQVAPRTVGRKREIAATLDWLVSRGLAGVRGYLRNGQGDSLVKEGGGFWQISPFVDGVELARPGYAFEAWRGQALARFLIDLKETSQGIPFGKPGRPFPIAEFIRDLMTKIARHAHGCCAAVRRVHENLEACLFPVHDRLPAAFCHGDPHPVNVIWGEEGIRGVIDWEFSGYKPEIYDAALVLGCLGMEDPEALAGPMALAFIGELRASGRFDASGFAVLPEFVTAVRFAWLSDWLRKQDGDMVEMETDYLNLLHDSREELRLAWDR; this is translated from the coding sequence TTGACCATCCCCCATTTCAGCGACATCCTCCGTCACTGGGATATCGAATTCAAGGCCGAGCGGCCGGAGCTGACGCCTGCAGGCAGCCCCGAGCGGTCCCTGTTCAGGACCGTGGTCGAGGACGCGGGGGGAAGGCGTTTCGTCCTCGAGCAGGTCGCCCCCCGGACGGTCGGGCGGAAGCGCGAGATCGCGGCGACGCTCGACTGGCTCGTCTCGCGGGGGCTTGCGGGCGTCCGCGGCTACCTCAGAAACGGGCAGGGGGATTCCCTCGTCAAGGAGGGCGGCGGCTTCTGGCAGATCTCCCCCTTCGTCGACGGCGTCGAACTCGCGCGCCCGGGTTACGCCTTCGAGGCATGGAGGGGGCAGGCACTGGCCCGGTTCCTCATCGACCTGAAAGAGACATCGCAGGGCATCCCCTTCGGCAAACCGGGGCGTCCCTTTCCCATCGCCGAGTTCATCCGCGATCTGATGACAAAAATCGCCCGTCACGCACACGGCTGCTGCGCGGCCGTCCGGAGGGTGCATGAGAATCTGGAGGCCTGCCTGTTCCCCGTCCACGACCGCCTCCCGGCCGCCTTCTGCCACGGGGACCCCCACCCCGTCAACGTCATCTGGGGCGAGGAGGGGATCCGCGGCGTCATCGACTGGGAGTTTTCGGGGTACAAGCCGGAGATCTACGATGCGGCCCTCGTTCTGGGCTGCTTGGGGATGGAGGACCCCGAGGCCCTCGCGGGACCCATGGCCCTGGCGTTCATCGGGGAACTCCGGGCATCGGGGCGTTTCGACGCCTCCGGCTTCGCCGTGCTTCCCGAATTCGTGACGGCCGTCCGCTTCGCCTGGCTCTCGGACTGGCTGCGGAAACAGGACGGGGACATGGTCGAGATGGAGACCGATTATCTGAACCTGCTGCACGACAGCCGCGAGGAACTTAGGCTGGCGTGGGACCGTTGA
- a CDS encoding M48 family metallopeptidase, producing the protein MIQFNALSAAFFTLFAAAALTRYALTWLNVAHLLRHGHIVPGAFRGEIDAATLARMRDYTVESSRFHALESLADDAILLAVLLAGALPWLAGSVEALGIHPVWSGTLFFGILYGASVLLDIPFSLWDTFVIEKKYGFSTITPRLWLADLAKSTAVSLVLMALLFIPFLSLVHWLPRAWWLAAWAFFALFQMLMIWLYPLVIAPLFNTYTPLRDEALRERILRLAEKAGLRAEGIFEVDAGKRSRHSNAYFTGLGRSKRIVLYDTLIATHSHDEIAAVLAHEIGHWKLRHVLKQLLLMEAVSFAGFYVVFRLMGWPLLYETFGFAAPLPYAGLLLAAVVLKPAVFFLSPLGAALSRKYERDADRYALGLVGSTRSLAQALRRLAKENLANLHPHPAYVAFHYSHPPLAERVERLEAMNGEEGMTVRG; encoded by the coding sequence ATGATCCAGTTCAACGCCCTGTCCGCGGCCTTCTTCACGTTGTTTGCCGCCGCCGCCCTCACGCGGTACGCGCTGACCTGGCTCAATGTCGCCCACCTGCTCCGGCACGGCCACATCGTCCCCGGGGCCTTCCGGGGCGAGATCGACGCCGCCACCCTGGCCCGCATGCGGGACTACACGGTCGAGTCGTCGCGCTTCCACGCGCTGGAGTCGCTCGCCGACGACGCCATCCTGCTGGCCGTGCTGCTCGCCGGTGCCCTCCCGTGGCTCGCGGGCTCGGTCGAGGCCCTGGGTATCCATCCTGTCTGGTCCGGCACGCTGTTCTTCGGCATCCTCTACGGGGCGAGCGTCCTGCTCGACATCCCGTTCAGCCTCTGGGACACCTTCGTCATCGAGAAAAAATACGGCTTCAGCACGATCACGCCTCGGCTCTGGCTCGCCGACCTGGCCAAGTCCACGGCCGTCTCCCTCGTCCTGATGGCCCTGCTGTTCATCCCCTTCCTCTCGCTCGTCCACTGGCTCCCGCGGGCCTGGTGGCTGGCCGCGTGGGCGTTCTTCGCCCTGTTCCAGATGCTGATGATCTGGCTCTACCCCCTGGTGATCGCCCCGCTGTTCAACACGTACACGCCGCTCAGGGACGAGGCGCTGCGGGAACGCATCCTGCGCCTCGCCGAAAAGGCGGGGCTCCGGGCCGAGGGGATCTTCGAGGTCGATGCCGGAAAGCGCAGCCGGCACTCCAATGCCTACTTCACGGGCCTGGGCCGATCGAAGCGAATCGTGCTGTACGACACGCTCATCGCCACCCACAGCCACGACGAGATCGCCGCCGTGCTTGCCCACGAGATCGGCCACTGGAAGCTTCGCCACGTGCTCAAGCAGCTCCTGCTCATGGAGGCCGTCTCCTTTGCGGGGTTCTACGTCGTCTTCCGGCTCATGGGCTGGCCGCTGCTCTACGAGACCTTCGGGTTCGCCGCTCCCCTGCCCTACGCGGGGCTGCTGCTGGCTGCCGTCGTGCTCAAGCCGGCCGTCTTTTTTCTCTCGCCCCTCGGGGCCGCCCTCTCGCGCAAGTACGAGCGTGACGCCGACCGCTATGCGCTCGGGCTCGTCGGGTCGACCCGCTCCCTCGCCCAGGCCCTCAGGAGGTTGGCGAAGGAGAACCTGGCCAATCTCCACCCGCACCCGGCTTACGTCGCCTTCCACTACTCCCACCCGCCCCTGGCCGAGCGCGTGGAGCGGCTGGAGGCGATGAACGGGGAAGAAGGCATGACGGTGCGGGGGTGA
- a CDS encoding rubredoxin — protein sequence MKKYECSVCGYIYNPEEGDSDGGIPAGTAFEKLPEDWVCPICGAAKSEFSPVD from the coding sequence ATGAAGAAATACGAATGCTCCGTCTGCGGCTACATCTACAATCCCGAGGAAGGCGATTCCGACGGCGGGATCCCGGCGGGGACGGCCTTTGAGAAACTGCCCGAGGACTGGGTCTGCCCGATTTGCGGGGCGGCGAAGAGCGAGTTCAGCCCCGTCGATTGA
- the gatB gene encoding Asp-tRNA(Asn)/Glu-tRNA(Gln) amidotransferase subunit GatB, whose protein sequence is MAYEPVIGLEVHAQLLTDSKIFCGCSTKFGAEPNQHTCQICLGMPGVLPVLNKKVVEFTIKMGLATHCTINAYENFARKNYFYPDLPKGYQISQYAHPLAEHGWVDIVVNGGKKRIGITRIHMEEDAGKLVHDERNPWSYVDFNRTGVPLIEIVSEPDIRSPEEASEYLRRLRDILVYLEICDGNMEEGSFRCDANVSIRPKGSTAFGTRTELKNMNSFRNVQRALEYEIKRQQYILESGGEVVQETRLWDDAQGQTHSMRSKEEAHDYRYFPDPDLVPIMISREWIEEVRRTLPELQLEKQDRFVEQYGIPVYDAGVLTATRALADFYEEAVRLCGKPKIVSNWVMGDLLRYLNEQRRDIKDSPVTPAHVAEMINLIDNGTISGKIAKEVFEEMYRSSKRPSDIVREKGLTQITDEGAVVKAIEEAMAKNPTQLAEYRAGKEKLFAFFVGQVMKLTKGKANPQLVNDLLKKMLSGS, encoded by the coding sequence ATGGCTTACGAACCCGTCATCGGGCTGGAGGTCCACGCCCAGCTTCTGACCGACTCGAAGATATTCTGCGGCTGCTCCACGAAGTTCGGGGCCGAGCCCAACCAGCACACCTGCCAGATCTGCCTCGGGATGCCGGGCGTGCTCCCCGTGCTGAACAAGAAGGTCGTGGAGTTCACGATCAAGATGGGCCTGGCCACCCACTGCACGATCAACGCCTACGAGAACTTCGCCCGCAAGAACTACTTCTACCCGGATCTGCCCAAGGGCTACCAGATCTCGCAGTACGCCCACCCCCTGGCCGAGCACGGCTGGGTCGACATCGTCGTCAACGGCGGGAAGAAGAGGATCGGCATCACCCGCATCCACATGGAGGAGGACGCCGGCAAGCTCGTCCACGACGAGCGCAACCCCTGGAGCTACGTGGACTTCAACCGCACGGGCGTCCCCCTCATCGAGATCGTGAGCGAACCCGACATCCGCAGCCCCGAGGAGGCCTCCGAGTACCTGCGCCGCCTGCGCGACATCCTCGTGTACCTCGAGATCTGCGACGGAAACATGGAGGAGGGCTCCTTCCGCTGCGACGCCAACGTCTCGATCCGGCCCAAGGGCTCGACGGCCTTCGGCACCCGCACGGAGCTCAAGAACATGAACTCCTTCCGCAACGTCCAGCGGGCCCTCGAGTACGAGATCAAGCGCCAGCAGTACATCCTGGAGAGCGGCGGCGAGGTGGTCCAGGAGACCCGCCTCTGGGACGACGCCCAGGGGCAGACGCACTCCATGCGCAGCAAGGAGGAGGCCCACGACTACCGCTACTTCCCCGACCCGGACCTCGTCCCCATCATGATCTCCCGCGAGTGGATCGAGGAGGTCCGCCGGACGCTCCCCGAGCTCCAGCTCGAGAAGCAGGACCGCTTCGTCGAGCAGTACGGCATCCCCGTCTACGACGCGGGCGTGCTGACCGCCACCCGGGCCCTGGCCGATTTCTACGAGGAGGCCGTGCGGCTCTGCGGCAAGCCCAAGATCGTCAGCAACTGGGTGATGGGCGACCTGCTGCGGTACCTCAACGAGCAGAGGCGCGACATCAAGGACAGCCCCGTGACGCCCGCCCACGTGGCGGAGATGATCAACCTCATCGACAACGGGACCATCAGCGGCAAGATCGCCAAGGAGGTCTTCGAGGAGATGTACCGCTCCTCGAAGCGGCCCTCCGACATCGTCCGGGAAAAGGGCCTCACCCAGATCACCGACGAGGGGGCCGTCGTCAAGGCCATCGAGGAGGCCATGGCGAAAAACCCGACGCAGCTGGCCGAGTACCGGGCCGGCAAGGAGAAGCTCTTCGCCTTCTTCGTGGGCCAGGTGATGAAGCTCACCAAGGGCAAGGCCAACCCGCAGCTCGTCAACGACCTGCTCAAGAAGATGCTCTCGGGGTCATGA
- a CDS encoding DNA mismatch repair protein MutS, translated as MESNRAPLGHQPFKGLKSRLKDAPPAGKKAPAKPVAPPPPPDDPDEERRFFLRAMEGIRPVSGPEREGGRGTPHAGGAAPKAGGEDAVEGMKALIASGRGFVVADTPEYIEGTGYRVSPKMAERLHRGEFSIQAHIDLHGLGVEEARAAFEDFLRESVIRNRRSLLVIHGRGLSSQGEPVLKAKVTEWLTRGPWRKWVIAYSSARLCDGGAGATYVLLRTRPVTKSQKKSPPREQT; from the coding sequence GTGGAATCGAATCGAGCACCCCTCGGGCATCAGCCCTTCAAGGGGTTGAAATCCCGCCTCAAGGACGCCCCGCCCGCTGGCAAGAAGGCGCCTGCAAAACCTGTCGCGCCGCCACCCCCTCCAGACGACCCGGACGAGGAGAGACGGTTCTTCCTCCGCGCCATGGAGGGCATCCGCCCCGTGAGCGGCCCGGAGCGGGAAGGGGGGCGGGGGACCCCGCATGCCGGGGGCGCGGCACCGAAGGCCGGCGGGGAGGACGCCGTGGAGGGGATGAAGGCCCTGATCGCGTCCGGCCGCGGTTTCGTCGTGGCGGACACCCCCGAGTACATCGAGGGGACGGGGTACCGGGTCAGCCCGAAGATGGCCGAGAGGCTTCACCGCGGGGAGTTCTCCATCCAGGCCCACATCGACCTGCACGGCCTCGGCGTCGAGGAGGCCCGCGCGGCCTTCGAGGATTTCCTCCGGGAGTCGGTGATCCGGAACCGCCGCTCACTCCTCGTCATCCACGGAAGGGGGCTCTCCTCCCAGGGTGAGCCGGTCCTGAAGGCCAAGGTGACCGAGTGGCTCACCCGCGGGCCATGGCGCAAGTGGGTGATCGCCTACTCGAGCGCGAGGCTCTGCGACGGCGGCGCCGGGGCGACGTACGTCCTCCTGCGCACCAGGCCGGTCACGAAGAGCCAGAAAAAATCCCCCCCGAGGGAGCAGACATGA
- a CDS encoding FAD-dependent thymidylate synthase, with amino-acid sequence MKVILAGFNLDVETIRDIRAANPHAEHFTPETLSAAYARISRSPAPVDELRAAARRDVDKARRSNQAIVFDMGHSSIAEHAVFNIDVLGVSRLLVEEIEKFRLCSYTEKSQRYVLLQDDFVIPREIREAGLAETFTVTVKAQNALYHRLYERLLPWVLDANRELAAVPANRPMLEGWAKEDARYVLCLATEAQLGMTLNTRNLELMLRRLAAHPLEEAREYSRQLYDATKGIAPSLVRYTEATAFDRLTRDDLRAIAGPALDRAGLAPAAGPVEEVRLVWATPDADTRIAAALLHSSSRLPMAQCLKAAAALPPEDRAGLFKASFRRMQPWDAPLREFENADLQFDLVVSASCFAQLKRHRMATLVAQDYDPALGVTVPPSIAAVGMEAPFREMTARTEETYEAIRRAAPSAAPYILTNAHRKRVLMKLNARELYHIARLRADRHAQWDIRRLTERMLALGREAMPLTLMMAGGKDRFAEIYRDAFPPA; translated from the coding sequence GTGAAGGTCATCCTTGCCGGCTTCAACCTCGATGTCGAAACGATCCGGGACATCCGGGCCGCAAACCCGCACGCCGAGCACTTCACGCCCGAGACCCTCTCGGCGGCCTATGCCCGCATCAGCCGAAGCCCGGCCCCCGTCGACGAGCTCAGGGCCGCCGCCCGCCGGGACGTGGACAAGGCCCGCCGCTCCAACCAGGCCATCGTCTTCGACATGGGCCACAGCTCGATTGCCGAGCACGCCGTGTTCAACATCGACGTCCTGGGGGTCTCGCGCCTGCTCGTCGAGGAGATCGAGAAGTTCCGGCTGTGCTCCTACACGGAGAAATCCCAGCGTTACGTCCTGCTGCAGGACGACTTCGTCATCCCCCGGGAGATCCGGGAGGCCGGCCTCGCCGAGACCTTCACGGTGACCGTCAAGGCCCAGAATGCCCTCTACCACAGGCTCTACGAAAGACTGCTGCCCTGGGTCCTCGATGCAAACCGGGAGCTTGCCGCCGTCCCCGCCAACCGCCCCATGCTGGAGGGCTGGGCCAAGGAGGACGCCCGCTACGTGCTGTGCCTCGCCACGGAGGCCCAGCTCGGCATGACGCTCAACACGCGGAACCTCGAGCTCATGCTCCGGCGCCTCGCGGCCCACCCGCTCGAGGAGGCCAGGGAGTACAGCCGGCAGCTCTACGACGCGACGAAGGGCATCGCGCCCTCGCTCGTCCGCTACACGGAGGCCACGGCGTTCGACCGCCTCACGCGCGACGATCTCCGGGCGATCGCCGGGCCGGCCCTCGACCGGGCGGGGCTCGCCCCGGCCGCCGGGCCCGTGGAGGAGGTCCGCCTGGTGTGGGCGACCCCCGATGCGGACACCCGGATCGCCGCCGCCCTTCTGCACTCCTCCTCCCGGCTTCCCATGGCACAGTGCCTGAAGGCCGCGGCGGCCCTCCCGCCCGAAGACCGCGCGGGCCTCTTCAAGGCGTCCTTCCGCCGCATGCAGCCCTGGGATGCGCCGCTGCGGGAGTTCGAAAATGCGGATCTGCAGTTCGATCTCGTCGTGAGCGCATCGTGCTTCGCGCAGCTCAAGCGGCACCGGATGGCCACCCTGGTCGCGCAGGATTACGACCCGGCCCTCGGCGTGACCGTGCCGCCCTCGATCGCCGCCGTCGGCATGGAGGCCCCCTTCCGAGAGATGACGGCCCGCACGGAGGAGACCTACGAGGCGATCCGGCGCGCCGCGCCCTCGGCGGCGCCCTACATCCTGACCAATGCGCACCGCAAGCGCGTCCTGATGAAGCTCAACGCCCGGGAGCTCTACCACATCGCGCGGCTCCGGGCCGACCGCCACGCCCAGTGGGACATCCGCCGGCTGACGGAGAGGATGCTCGCGCTGGGGCGCGAGGCCATGCCGCTCACCCTGATGATGGCCGGGGGCAAGGACCGCTTCGCGGAGATCTACCGGGACGCCTTCCCGCCCGCATGA
- a CDS encoding zinc ribbon domain-containing protein: MPIYEFYCRKCNTIYNFFSRSVNTEKIPFCPKCRKVRLQRQMSVFAKLSGKKEEPGGDELAGLDEAKMEKAMEMIAREADGLDENDPRQAARLMRKLTDATGLSLGPKMEEALARMERGEDPEKIEEEMGDALGDEDLFSLAKKAVRGKKGVRPSVDEKLYDL; the protein is encoded by the coding sequence ATGCCCATCTACGAGTTCTACTGCCGCAAGTGCAACACGATCTACAATTTCTTCTCCCGCAGCGTGAACACGGAGAAGATCCCCTTCTGCCCGAAGTGCAGGAAAGTCAGGCTCCAGCGCCAGATGTCGGTCTTCGCGAAGCTATCCGGGAAGAAGGAGGAGCCCGGTGGCGACGAGCTCGCCGGTCTCGACGAGGCGAAGATGGAAAAGGCCATGGAGATGATCGCGCGGGAGGCCGACGGGCTCGACGAGAACGACCCCCGCCAGGCGGCCCGGCTGATGCGGAAGCTGACCGACGCCACGGGGCTTTCCCTGGGGCCGAAGATGGAGGAGGCCCTCGCGCGGATGGAGAGGGGGGAGGACCCGGAGAAGATCGAGGAGGAGATGGGGGATGCCCTCGGGGACGAGGATCTCTTCTCGCTGGCCAAGAAGGCCGTCCGGGGGAAAAAGGGCGTGCGCCCGTCGGTCGACGAAAAACTCTACGACCTCTGA
- a CDS encoding MBL fold metallo-hydrolase, with protein sequence MALNELDRVEILSLQDNYIDITAMDDGDVVRRARNVRDGLICNSILAEHGFSALVRLGREGRTRTILFDFGFSEHGAAFNADALDADLREVELLVLSHGHGDHTGGLQRLLSKIGKRGLDLVVHPAAFKPDRYLVRHGSKDRFPRLVREDLEALGLRVVATREPLPLLGGDALFLGEIPRTTPFEKGMPHAFFLQDGKEARDPIEEDSSIVMRLRGKGLIVLSGCAHSGIVNTVRHAMAVTGVARVHAVMGGFHLSGPAFEAVVAPTAEAMKAIGPDYVIPCHCTGRKAIQRLEQEMPGQFILNMSGTTLTFRA encoded by the coding sequence ATGGCACTCAACGAACTCGACCGGGTGGAGATTCTTTCCCTCCAGGACAACTACATCGACATCACGGCCATGGACGACGGCGACGTCGTCCGGAGGGCCCGGAACGTCCGGGACGGCTTGATTTGCAATTCCATCCTGGCCGAGCACGGGTTCTCGGCCCTCGTCCGGCTGGGCCGCGAAGGCCGGACGAGAACGATCCTGTTCGATTTCGGCTTCTCGGAGCACGGGGCGGCCTTCAACGCCGACGCCCTCGATGCGGATCTGCGCGAGGTGGAGCTGCTCGTTCTCTCCCACGGGCACGGCGACCACACGGGCGGCCTGCAGCGCCTCCTCTCGAAAATCGGCAAACGGGGCCTCGATCTCGTTGTGCACCCTGCGGCCTTCAAGCCCGACCGTTACCTCGTGCGGCACGGCTCGAAGGATCGCTTCCCCCGGCTCGTCCGGGAGGACCTGGAAGCGCTCGGTCTGCGCGTCGTGGCGACCCGCGAGCCCCTGCCCCTCTTGGGCGGCGATGCCCTCTTTCTCGGCGAGATCCCGCGCACGACGCCCTTCGAGAAGGGGATGCCCCATGCCTTCTTCCTCCAGGACGGCAAGGAGGCCCGGGATCCCATCGAGGAGGACTCCTCCATCGTGATGCGGCTTCGGGGCAAGGGGCTCATCGTCCTGTCGGGCTGTGCCCACTCGGGGATCGTCAACACGGTGCGTCACGCCATGGCCGTCACGGGGGTCGCCAGGGTCCACGCCGTGATGGGGGGGTTTCATCTCTCGGGGCCCGCCTTCGAGGCGGTCGTCGCGCCCACCGCGGAGGCGATGAAGGCAATCGGGCCGGACTATGTGATCCCCTGCCACTGCACGGGGCGCAAGGCGATCCAGCGGCTCGAGCAGGAGATGCCCGGGCAGTTCATCCTGAACATGTCCGGTACGACCCTGACCTTCCGGGCCTGA
- a CDS encoding HAD family hydrolase, which produces MMKLFLFDFDGVLVDSLALYERSVNVCLERIGRPPIGSRDEFLDLFEDNFYSAIARRGVDVEAFMAASKAVTPTLDYGVVQPVKGLLPVLAEMKARHGLVIISSNSSFAIRLMLAKFGFEPYFDDVLGADFNFSKVEKILYAKGHFGTDAARTWYVCDTAGDVREAREAGVRTAAVTWGWHRRERLERARPDAMIDQPADLLDLC; this is translated from the coding sequence ATGATGAAGCTCTTCCTCTTCGACTTCGACGGCGTCCTCGTCGATTCCCTGGCGCTCTACGAGCGGTCGGTCAACGTGTGCCTCGAGCGCATCGGCCGGCCCCCGATCGGGAGCCGCGATGAGTTTCTCGATCTCTTCGAGGACAACTTCTACAGCGCGATCGCGAGGCGCGGCGTCGACGTGGAGGCGTTCATGGCGGCCTCGAAGGCCGTGACCCCCACGCTCGACTACGGCGTCGTGCAGCCCGTCAAGGGGCTCCTGCCCGTTCTGGCCGAGATGAAGGCGCGCCACGGCCTGGTCATCATCTCCTCGAACTCCTCCTTTGCGATCCGGCTCATGCTCGCCAAGTTCGGCTTCGAGCCCTATTTCGACGACGTGCTGGGGGCCGATTTCAACTTCAGCAAGGTCGAGAAGATCCTCTACGCCAAGGGACACTTCGGGACGGATGCCGCGCGCACCTGGTACGTCTGCGACACCGCGGGCGACGTCCGGGAGGCGAGGGAGGCCGGCGTCAGGACAGCGGCCGTCACCTGGGGCTGGCACCGGAGAGAAAGGCTCGAAAGGGCCCGGCCGGATGCGATGATCGATCAGCCGGCGGACCTGCTCGACCTGTGCTGA
- the mtnA gene encoding S-methyl-5-thioribose-1-phosphate isomerase yields the protein MIRTILWADDAVVLIDQKALPGKVRYLTLTDWRDVLGAIKDLTVRGAPAIGVAAAMGIALGALHLPESSVLEARRSFARLCEAFAKARPTARNLFWAIERMQRRFDETLPSGIAAAKKALVAEAVAVGEEDIEINRRIGLNGKDFIRDGDNILTHCNAGALATAGYGTALGVVRAAREDGKRLHVYVDETRPVLQGARLTCWELLEDRIPATLITDSMAGFLMAQGRVNLVIVGADRIAANGDTANKIGTYSLAVLAKEHGIPFYVAAPLSTIDRSVADGAGIPIEERHADEVRELCGVRTAPEKVGVYNPAFDVTPHRYITAIITEAGVAKRPFGPSIRRLFRAPA from the coding sequence ATGATCCGTACCATCCTCTGGGCCGACGACGCCGTCGTGCTCATCGACCAGAAGGCCCTGCCGGGGAAGGTGCGCTACCTCACCCTCACGGACTGGCGCGACGTGCTCGGGGCCATCAAGGACCTCACCGTCCGCGGGGCCCCGGCCATCGGGGTGGCCGCGGCCATGGGCATCGCCCTGGGCGCCCTGCATCTCCCCGAGTCCTCCGTCCTGGAGGCCCGCAGGTCCTTCGCGAGGCTCTGCGAGGCCTTCGCGAAGGCCCGCCCCACGGCGCGGAACCTCTTCTGGGCCATCGAGCGGATGCAGCGCCGCTTCGACGAGACCCTCCCCTCGGGCATCGCGGCGGCCAAGAAGGCGCTCGTCGCGGAGGCCGTCGCCGTCGGCGAGGAGGACATCGAGATCAACCGCCGCATCGGTTTGAACGGCAAGGACTTCATCCGCGACGGCGACAACATCCTCACCCACTGCAACGCGGGGGCCCTGGCCACGGCCGGCTACGGCACCGCCCTGGGCGTCGTCCGGGCGGCCCGCGAGGACGGAAAGAGGCTTCACGTCTACGTCGACGAGACGCGCCCCGTTCTCCAGGGGGCGAGGCTCACCTGCTGGGAGCTGCTCGAGGACCGCATCCCGGCAACCCTCATCACGGACAGCATGGCGGGCTTCCTCATGGCCCAGGGCAGGGTGAACCTCGTGATCGTCGGGGCCGACCGCATCGCCGCCAACGGCGACACGGCCAACAAGATCGGCACCTACTCGCTCGCGGTCCTGGCGAAGGAGCACGGGATCCCCTTCTACGTGGCGGCGCCGCTGTCCACCATCGACCGCTCTGTTGCCGACGGTGCCGGCATCCCCATCGAGGAGCGTCACGCGGACGAGGTCAGGGAGCTCTGCGGCGTCCGGACGGCCCCCGAGAAGGTCGGCGTCTACAACCCCGCCTTCGACGTCACCCCGCACCGCTACATCACGGCCATCATCACCGAGGCCGGGGTCGCGAAGCGGCCCTTCGGCCCCTCGATCCGCCGGCTGTTCAGGGCCCCGGCATGA